The following coding sequences lie in one Rutidosis leptorrhynchoides isolate AG116_Rl617_1_P2 chromosome 6, CSIRO_AGI_Rlap_v1, whole genome shotgun sequence genomic window:
- the LOC139855480 gene encoding uncharacterized protein, with protein MVVPYTTMIQILFALIFAEMALIVIFVFKTPLRKLVIMGLDRVKRGQAPLVVKGVGSTIFVVMMSSVYSWLQIRNRRDNDGDGDGEITPTDQILAARHLLEASLMGFSLFLALMIDRLHHYIRELRIRRKNMESIKKQSRIIETGKSGSQDEVKALEGELKTLKEKVTHLESELDEKTKEANDAEANATALRKQSEGFLLEYDRLLEDNQNLRAQLQSSDQRFSKH; from the exons ATGGTAGTTCCCTACACAACCATGATTCAAATTCTTTTTGCTCTGATATTTGCCGAGATGGCATTGATTGTAATTTTCGTATTTAAAACCCCATTAAGGAAGTTAGTGATCATGGGTTTGGATCGGGTCAAGCGTGGTCAGGCCCCACTTGTTGTGAAAGGAGTTGGATCAACGATATTTGTTGTCATGATGTCAAGTGTTTATAGTTGGTTGCAGATCCGTAACCGCCGGGATAACGATGGTGACGGCGACGGTGAAATCACTCCCACCGATCAGATTCTTGCCGCTAGACATCTTCTAGAAGCTTCTCTTATGG GATTTTCATTGTTTCTTGCACTAATGATAGACAGACTGCACCATTATATTAGAGAGCTCCGTATAAGAAGAAAAAATATGGAATCCATCAAGAAACAAAGCCGGATAATTGAAACTGGCAAAAGTGGAAGCCAAGATGAAGTGAAAGCTTTAGAGGGCGAACTAAAGACTCTTAAAGAAAAAGTTACACATCTTGAGTCAGAACTTGATGAAAAGACAAAAGAAGCAAATGATGCCGAAGCCAATGCAACTGCTTTGAGAAAACAATCTGAAGGGTTTCTTCTTGAATATGATCGTTTGCTTGAGGACAACCAAAACCTTAGAGCCCAATTGCAGTCCTCAGATCAAAGATTCTCAAAACATTGA
- the LOC139854512 gene encoding S-type anion channel SLAH1-like, whose product MVQPEMELEVIIDSSIIKQPTNNPSIVKNQENHSKPSQQAAIITRINAGYFRICISFGSQALLWKILSEKTDIPPTFNNLFAKLPATAYFLIWCLTLCIFVSLTILYILKCIFHFNMVKAEFHHHVGVNYLFAPCISWLLLLQSSPSFIFENKYSCEYVWWPLIVPVIALDVKIYGQWFTTEKRFLSMVANPTSQLSVIGNMVGAHVAVKMGWGESGICLFTLGMTHYLVIFITLYQRLSGNNHIPSRLRPVFFLFVATPSMAALAWRSINGDFDVLCKMLFFLSLFLFASLASRPVLFKKSVKRFSVAWWAFSFPLSFLALTSTAYAQEAKGAIPMGLALFLSVISVLVFLFLLVCSTLKMDSLLRNPILSFCNEK is encoded by the exons ATGGTTCAACCCGAAATGGAATTGGAAGTCATTATCGACTCTTCGATCATCAAGCAACCCACGAACAACCCCTCCATCGTTAAGAATCAAGAAAACCACTCAAAGCCATCACAACAAGCAGCCATTATAACTAGGATCAATGCAGGTTACTTTAGGATCTGCATATCATTTGGTAGTCAAGCTTTATTATGGAAAATTCTTAGTGAAAAAACAGATATTCCACCAACATTCAATAACTTGTTCGCCAAGTTACCTGCGACCGCGTACTTCCTTATTTGGTGTCTAACGTTATGTATCTTCGTGTCTCTCACTATCCTTTACATTCTAAAATGCATTTTTCACTTCAACATGGTGAAAGCTGAATTCCATCATCATGTAGGAGTCAATTACCTTTTTGCACCTTGTATTTCATGGCTTTTGTTACTTCAATCCTCACCATCATTCATTTTTGAAAATAAGTACTCGTGTGAATACGTTTGGTGGCCGCTTATTGTCCCTGTGATTGCTCTTGATGTTAAGATATACGGGCAATGGTTCACAACAGAGAAAAGGTTTCTATCGATGGTGGCTAATCCTACAAGTCAGTTGTCCGTGATTGGGAATATGGTAGGAGCCCATGTCGCGGTTAAAATGGGATGGGGCGAAAGTGGTATTTGCTTATTTACATTAGGGATGACACATTATTTGGTGATCTTTATCACTCTTTACCAGCGTTTATCGGGTAATAATCATATCCCTTCTAGGCTTCGACCCGTCTTCTTCCTTTTTGTTGCAACACCAAGCATGGCGGCGTTAGCTTGGAGGTCGATTAATGGAGACTTCGATGTGTTGTGCAAGATGCTCTTCTTTCTATCCTTGTTTCTATTTGCATCATTG GCGAGTCGACCGGTGCTTTTCAAGAAATCCGTGAAGAGATTCAGTGTAGCATGGTGGGCTTTCTCCTTTCCTCTTTCGTTCCTTGCGCTGACTTCGACTGCATACGCTCAAGAGGCAAAAGGGGCGATACCAATGGGTTTGGCCCTGTTTTTGTCAGTGATATCTGTTCTTGTTTTCCTGTTTCTGCTGGTCTGTTCGACGTTGAAGATGGACTCACTTCTTCGCAACCCCATTCTCAGCTTCTGTAATGAAAAATAA